A genomic segment from Propioniciclava sp. MC1595 encodes:
- a CDS encoding plasmid pRiA4b ORF-3 family protein, giving the protein MADNVIPFPGAEAEPDDAPPFSQADIQAITQQLIDELGSPEAVLQALGAFGGFEPFGGRGPFDLMPPRPRPKLLRKRSKRATYVVRLDLDDAKPPIWRRLRLRSDVTLGHLHGIIQVAMGWTNSHLHQFKMGPSTKDFMMMPFLTDYDLSEGETDGIPENDVRLDQVLGEPGHRLFYEYDFGDSWHHTIKLERVEPWVDGQPDASCVTGRRACPPEDVGGVPGYEDALAGLRGEPSDNPEWTRELLAWLPPRYDPEHFDVAEVNEQLEQGLFNPDAWHPGIVQLLAQGGAQLSPIAALVSRATRVRVELTDAELDAATHRYRHLLTLIGDGLKLTQAGYLPPALVKQLADDLELIDSTWPFPASTEVNTTPVLSLRESAVSLGLLRKQHGKLLPTASAKRMVDDPRKLFAHIRGRLPLGRHESDRDAGLLALLFTAAGQEFYAARHEAAGVYGSLGWTSPVSLERALWHHAQDSLCVLSHLAPGAKDATRIAGALLAR; this is encoded by the coding sequence GTGGCCGACAACGTCATCCCGTTCCCTGGCGCGGAGGCCGAACCCGACGACGCACCTCCGTTCAGCCAGGCCGACATCCAGGCCATCACCCAGCAATTGATCGACGAACTCGGCAGCCCCGAGGCAGTCCTCCAAGCTCTGGGGGCGTTCGGGGGCTTCGAGCCTTTCGGCGGTCGGGGTCCATTCGACCTCATGCCACCTCGGCCGAGGCCCAAGCTGCTGCGCAAGCGCAGCAAGCGGGCCACCTACGTCGTCCGCCTCGACCTCGATGACGCCAAGCCGCCGATCTGGCGCCGCCTCCGCTTGCGCAGCGACGTCACACTCGGTCACCTGCACGGCATCATTCAGGTCGCCATGGGTTGGACAAACTCCCACCTGCACCAGTTCAAGATGGGGCCCTCCACCAAGGACTTCATGATGATGCCGTTCCTCACCGACTACGACCTCAGCGAGGGCGAAACTGACGGCATTCCGGAGAACGACGTGCGCCTCGACCAGGTTCTCGGCGAACCCGGGCACCGCCTCTTCTACGAGTACGACTTCGGCGACAGTTGGCACCACACGATCAAGCTCGAGAGAGTTGAGCCATGGGTCGACGGCCAGCCCGACGCCTCCTGCGTCACCGGACGCCGCGCCTGCCCGCCCGAAGACGTCGGTGGCGTCCCTGGCTATGAGGACGCCCTCGCCGGCCTGCGTGGTGAGCCCTCCGACAACCCCGAGTGGACGCGTGAGCTGTTGGCCTGGCTGCCACCCCGCTACGACCCGGAGCACTTCGACGTCGCCGAGGTCAACGAACAACTCGAGCAAGGACTCTTCAACCCCGACGCGTGGCACCCCGGGATCGTCCAACTGCTCGCTCAGGGCGGCGCCCAACTGAGTCCGATCGCCGCGCTCGTCAGCAGGGCTACCCGCGTACGCGTCGAGCTGACCGACGCCGAACTGGACGCCGCCACCCACCGTTACCGCCACCTCCTCACCCTGATTGGCGACGGGCTCAAGCTCACCCAGGCGGGATACCTGCCGCCGGCCCTGGTCAAGCAGCTCGCCGACGATCTCGAACTCATCGACTCCACGTGGCCCTTCCCAGCTAGCACCGAGGTCAACACGACCCCCGTCCTGTCACTACGGGAATCCGCGGTCAGCCTCGGCCTGCTCCGCAAGCAGCACGGCAAGCTGCTGCCCACGGCGTCCGCGAAACGCATGGTCGACGACCCGCGCAAGCTGTTCGCGCACATCAGAGGTCGACTGCCGCTGGGCCGTCACGAATCCGATCGGGACGCCGGCCTGCTGGCTCTGCTGTTCACCGCCGCCGGCCAGGAGTTCTACGCCGCACGGCACGAGGCCGCCGGAGTGTACGGCTCCCTCGGCTGGACGTCCCCGGTCTCCTTGGAGCGCGCTCTCTGGCATCATGCCCAGGACTCTCTGTGCGTCCTCTCGCATCTGGCCCCGGGAGCCAAGGACGCCACCCGCATTGCCGGGGCCTTACTCGCCCGGTGA
- a CDS encoding NAD(P)-dependent oxidoreductase codes for MFEALSPRGDMAGKVEGVFDQVLTLAREHGTRLGILGGASSLLVSPDGPRLIDADPVPDEVRPEADLGIHKLEVLKAAGDDLDWFYLSPPADFGAWVPSTETGEYRTSDDVLLRSPDGSSQISAADLALAVLDEIEQPRHHRRRFHVAH; via the coding sequence GTGTTCGAGGCGCTCTCCCCGCGCGGGGACATGGCCGGCAAGGTGGAAGGCGTCTTCGACCAGGTGCTCACCCTCGCCCGGGAGCACGGAACGAGGCTCGGCATTCTCGGCGGGGCCTCCTCGCTGCTCGTCTCGCCGGACGGGCCCCGCCTCATCGACGCCGACCCGGTGCCCGACGAGGTCCGCCCCGAGGCCGACCTCGGCATCCACAAGCTCGAGGTGCTGAAGGCGGCCGGCGACGACCTGGACTGGTTCTACCTCAGCCCGCCGGCCGATTTCGGCGCCTGGGTTCCCAGCACCGAGACCGGCGAGTACCGCACGAGCGACGATGTCCTGCTCCGCAGCCCCGATGGCAGCTCGCAGATCTCGGCGGCCGACCTGGCCCTGGCGGTCCTCGACGAGATCGAGCAGCCCAGGCACCACCGGCGCCGCTTCCACGTCGCCCACTGA
- a CDS encoding cytochrome P450 has protein sequence MAAQVIGLTNSNAEGMARRLERLFAQPDWSPGSAPEGRLRSVWRSVRSHAPMAAFHLADVRPAIAARRKAPGEDVISHLLAEGYREPAILIECVTYGAAGMATTREFISMTVLHLLADADLRARYLAGEEEERFDILHEILRLEPIIGHLYRRAARDLDLTVDGETVAIRRGQLIDLYVRQANSDASTVGECPLDMRPGRPLPRGIGPEVMSFGDGHHKCPGNSLAIQETDILLTRLLRHELVVAKAPVMHWEDLTAGYALRDFVLTTPKPPLPVLAVSDERRGPG, from the coding sequence GTGGCGGCCCAGGTGATCGGCCTGACCAACTCCAACGCCGAGGGGATGGCCCGGAGGCTGGAGCGGTTGTTCGCCCAGCCGGACTGGAGCCCCGGCTCCGCCCCGGAGGGACGTCTGAGGAGCGTGTGGCGCTCGGTCCGCAGCCACGCGCCGATGGCGGCCTTCCACTTGGCGGACGTCCGGCCCGCCATCGCGGCGCGCCGCAAGGCGCCGGGTGAGGACGTCATCAGCCACCTGCTCGCCGAGGGCTACCGGGAGCCGGCCATCCTCATCGAGTGCGTCACCTACGGGGCGGCCGGCATGGCGACGACCCGCGAGTTCATCTCCATGACCGTCCTGCACCTGCTCGCGGACGCCGACCTCCGCGCCCGGTACCTGGCCGGCGAAGAGGAGGAGCGGTTCGACATCCTCCACGAGATCCTCCGGCTCGAGCCCATCATCGGGCACCTCTACCGGCGGGCGGCGCGGGACCTCGACCTCACGGTCGACGGGGAGACGGTGGCCATCCGCAGGGGCCAGTTGATCGATCTGTACGTGCGTCAGGCGAACAGCGACGCGTCCACGGTGGGCGAGTGCCCGCTGGACATGCGCCCCGGGCGTCCGCTGCCGCGCGGGATCGGCCCTGAGGTGATGAGTTTCGGCGACGGTCACCACAAGTGCCCGGGCAACTCGCTGGCGATCCAGGAGACCGACATCCTGCTCACCCGGCTGCTCCGCCACGAACTGGTGGTCGCGAAGGCCCCGGTGATGCACTGGGAGGACCTCACCGCCGGCTACGCCCTGCGCGACTTCGTGCTCACGACCCCCAAGCCGCCTCTGCCGGTCCTTGCGGTCAGCGACGAGAGACGAGGACCAGGGTGA
- a CDS encoding ABC transporter ATP-binding protein, whose translation MTQTPTPHVRVEGLSRHFGAGESRVEVLHDVTFSVARGARCVIVGASGSGKSTLLNAIGGLDAPDAGTIHVAGEQVTGRSPRELTRYRRAHVGFVFQFYNLVPDLTVTENIQVTAQLVRRPLDIDELLEHLGLTQHRHKFPAQLSGGQQQRCAIARALVKGSDLLLADEPTGALDRHTSQQMLEVLDDVHRRYGATLVMVTHNEAITALADQVIELRDGRIVRDRLNPHPLAARDLDW comes from the coding sequence GTGACCCAGACGCCAACGCCGCACGTGCGCGTCGAGGGGTTGTCCCGGCACTTCGGAGCCGGTGAGTCGCGCGTCGAGGTGCTCCACGACGTGACGTTCTCGGTCGCCCGGGGAGCGCGCTGCGTCATCGTCGGCGCCTCCGGGTCCGGGAAGTCCACCCTGCTCAACGCCATCGGCGGCCTCGACGCTCCTGACGCCGGGACGATCCACGTCGCGGGGGAGCAGGTGACGGGGAGGTCACCCAGGGAGTTGACGCGCTACCGCCGCGCGCACGTCGGGTTCGTGTTCCAGTTCTACAACCTTGTCCCGGACCTGACAGTGACCGAGAACATCCAGGTGACCGCGCAGCTCGTCCGTCGCCCCCTGGACATCGACGAGCTGCTCGAGCACCTGGGCCTGACCCAGCACCGGCACAAGTTCCCCGCGCAGCTCTCGGGCGGCCAGCAGCAGCGGTGCGCGATCGCCCGGGCCCTGGTCAAGGGCTCCGACCTCCTGCTCGCCGACGAGCCCACCGGGGCGCTGGACCGGCACACCTCCCAGCAGATGCTCGAGGTCCTGGACGACGTCCACCGGCGGTACGGCGCCACCCTCGTCATGGTCACGCACAACGAGGCCATCACGGCCCTCGCCGACCAGGTCATCGAACTGCGCGACGGGCGCATCGTCCGCGACCGGCTCAACCCCCATCCGCTCGCGGCCCGGGACCTCGACTGGTGA
- a CDS encoding FtsX-like permease family protein, whose translation MALGLRRQWRGFRATWARWTAIAVLLTVGLGVVVGLLTSASATLGALERGAREGQLADGMVVTEIPLTEQQVADVEALGARIVPTPFVDVPGRTAGTDTTVRVLRADQAVSRPTLDAGVLPSADDEGMVEKLHARVHGLGVGDTLAVDGRTLRITGIGSLPDYASVTPHVGQSGDPELFALVVVAPDAFEEVAAAHPRAVSWVYGYALEGATHEQVRRLLGEATLDPARASNPYVAVATDAARAAGLPVSYPAVSLFLPADDNPRINGAISDARTTMAVTLVTTVLVLLLVAYVLAEFSRDRIVRDSVVIGTQSAHGTSERALLAHYLVLPLAVTLAGSLLGLLLGRALAPFLGLVTDYYSFPAAPVEPTPLVALLSIMTPVTLVTAVNALVIRSALGRPTQELLRPQPAGGPGLPVRLDRLPFVSMFRLRQALRTPDSYLLIAAGTFLCILLLVFGLGMRSSMDTYLTRAEDELLFHDFYTLRFPDLAAVPPGGHEAVAVPLRVVGADGLPGESLTVLGVPADNPYFAADVDALGAQELVISRAAAHKYRLGAGDTLTLHDGELSWAFDVVDVSDYTTSAFGFTTPEHARALVDPAVLLAARSMAGARPGADDDGDGVVPYYNAVFSDQPLDIDPDRLVSHSTREEMLGGVEKFNALLSRIVALVSWSSMLIMVVVLYVLVRLVVARQWYSISLLKALGYSDREVGRLYLDNYLWLVAASVAVAVPASVAIMGEVWRLMTAHLPIGIPFLVTPGDVALMAGLALGAYAVVRVATARDTRTVPVTEVLKFRE comes from the coding sequence GTGGCCCTCGGTCTCCGCCGCCAGTGGCGCGGCTTCCGCGCCACGTGGGCGCGCTGGACCGCGATAGCCGTGCTCCTGACCGTCGGGCTGGGCGTGGTGGTGGGGCTCCTGACCTCGGCGTCCGCCACGCTGGGCGCGCTGGAACGCGGCGCGCGCGAGGGACAGCTCGCCGACGGCATGGTCGTCACCGAGATCCCGCTGACGGAGCAGCAGGTCGCCGACGTGGAGGCGCTGGGGGCGCGCATCGTCCCGACGCCGTTCGTCGACGTCCCGGGGCGGACCGCGGGCACCGACACGACCGTGCGCGTGCTCCGCGCGGACCAGGCGGTGAGCCGTCCCACGCTGGACGCCGGCGTCCTCCCCTCGGCCGATGACGAGGGCATGGTCGAGAAACTGCACGCCCGGGTGCATGGCCTGGGCGTGGGTGACACCCTGGCGGTGGACGGCCGGACCCTGCGGATCACCGGGATCGGCAGCCTTCCCGACTACGCCTCGGTCACCCCCCACGTGGGCCAGTCCGGCGACCCCGAGCTGTTTGCGCTGGTGGTGGTGGCTCCGGACGCCTTCGAGGAGGTGGCGGCCGCCCACCCGCGTGCCGTCTCGTGGGTGTACGGCTACGCCCTCGAAGGCGCCACCCACGAGCAGGTGCGCCGCCTCCTGGGCGAGGCGACCCTGGATCCGGCGAGGGCGTCCAACCCCTACGTCGCCGTGGCCACGGACGCCGCCCGCGCTGCCGGCCTGCCCGTCAGCTACCCGGCGGTGTCGCTGTTCCTGCCGGCCGACGACAACCCGCGCATCAACGGGGCCATCTCGGACGCCCGCACCACGATGGCCGTCACCCTGGTCACGACCGTCCTCGTCCTGCTGCTCGTCGCCTACGTCCTCGCCGAGTTCTCCCGGGACCGGATCGTCCGGGACTCCGTGGTCATCGGCACCCAGTCGGCCCACGGCACCAGCGAGCGCGCCCTGCTGGCCCACTACCTGGTCCTGCCGCTGGCCGTCACGCTCGCCGGCTCGCTGCTGGGGCTCCTGCTGGGCCGGGCGCTGGCCCCCTTCCTCGGACTGGTCACCGACTACTACTCGTTCCCCGCGGCCCCGGTCGAACCCACCCCGCTGGTCGCGCTGCTGAGCATCATGACACCCGTGACCCTGGTGACGGCGGTCAACGCCCTCGTCATCCGGTCCGCGCTGGGCCGCCCCACGCAGGAGCTGTTGCGTCCCCAGCCGGCCGGCGGGCCGGGCCTGCCGGTGCGCCTGGACCGGCTGCCCTTCGTGAGCATGTTCCGGTTGCGGCAGGCGCTCCGCACCCCCGACAGCTACCTCCTCATCGCCGCGGGCACGTTCCTGTGCATCCTCCTGCTGGTCTTCGGGCTCGGGATGCGAAGCTCGATGGACACCTACCTGACCCGCGCCGAGGACGAACTCCTCTTCCACGACTTCTACACCCTGCGGTTCCCCGACCTGGCTGCCGTTCCGCCCGGAGGGCACGAGGCCGTGGCCGTCCCCCTGCGGGTGGTCGGGGCGGACGGGCTGCCGGGGGAGTCGCTGACCGTGCTCGGCGTGCCCGCCGACAATCCCTACTTCGCGGCGGACGTGGACGCCCTGGGTGCGCAGGAGCTGGTGATCTCGCGGGCCGCGGCCCACAAGTACCGGCTGGGAGCAGGCGACACCCTCACCCTCCACGATGGGGAGCTCTCGTGGGCCTTCGACGTCGTGGACGTCTCCGACTACACCACCTCGGCGTTCGGGTTCACGACCCCGGAGCACGCGCGGGCGTTGGTCGATCCGGCGGTCCTGCTCGCGGCCCGGTCGATGGCCGGCGCCCGCCCGGGCGCGGACGACGACGGTGACGGCGTCGTGCCCTACTACAACGCCGTGTTCTCCGACCAGCCCCTGGACATCGACCCCGACCGGCTGGTCAGCCACAGCACGCGCGAGGAGATGCTCGGTGGCGTGGAGAAGTTCAACGCCCTCCTGTCACGCATCGTGGCGCTGGTCTCGTGGTCGTCCATGTTGATCATGGTGGTGGTGCTCTACGTGCTCGTCCGCCTGGTGGTGGCCCGTCAGTGGTACTCGATCTCGCTGCTGAAGGCGCTGGGCTACAGCGATCGTGAGGTGGGCAGGCTCTACCTCGACAACTACCTGTGGTTGGTGGCGGCGAGCGTCGCCGTCGCGGTGCCGGCGTCGGTGGCCATCATGGGCGAGGTCTGGCGGCTGATGACGGCCCACCTGCCGATCGGCATCCCGTTCCTGGTCACCCCGGGTGACGTGGCGCTGATGGCCGGGCTCGCGCTGGGGGCCTACGCCGTGGTTCGTGTGGCCACGGCTCGTGACACCAGGACGGTGCCCGTGACGGAGGTGCTGAAGTTCCGGGAGTAG
- a CDS encoding Hsp20/alpha crystallin family protein, protein MAMFDPFREMDRLLGDVTRTPASVAMPMDLYRSGDTFVAHIDLPGVEPGSIDIDMDGATVTIRAERTTSADEDTQWLTRERAVGTFARQLTLGRGLATDQISADYSDGVLTLTIPVAEAAKPRKIAVQHSTRDVPGEITEGATTEEQPA, encoded by the coding sequence ATGGCCATGTTCGACCCGTTCCGCGAGATGGACCGCCTCCTGGGCGACGTCACCCGCACGCCCGCCTCGGTCGCGATGCCCATGGACCTGTACCGCTCCGGTGACACGTTCGTCGCGCACATCGACCTGCCTGGCGTCGAGCCGGGCAGCATCGACATCGACATGGACGGCGCGACGGTCACGATCCGCGCCGAGCGCACCACGTCGGCCGACGAGGACACCCAGTGGCTGACGCGCGAACGGGCTGTGGGCACGTTCGCCCGCCAGCTCACGCTCGGCCGAGGGCTCGCCACCGACCAGATCAGCGCCGACTACAGCGACGGCGTCCTGACGCTGACCATCCCGGTGGCCGAGGCCGCCAAGCCGCGCAAGATCGCGGTGCAGCACTCCACCCGGGATGTGCCGGGTGAGATCACCGAGGGTGCCACCACCGAGGAGCAGCCCGCCTGA
- a CDS encoding MarR family transcriptional regulator — MSHAYHPATFALQAVIAQSNVLERELARLLGLNATDYRALSALQQLSRQETVTMTGLGAALGTTAATTSAIVDRLQRAGYAQRNRAETDRRLVTIEPTPLAWQKIVEIMRPLMGATDAWVKALRPEDAQLVTEFLQVTATHLTDHAATLAAQEADR, encoded by the coding sequence ATGTCCCACGCGTACCACCCCGCCACCTTCGCGTTGCAGGCCGTCATCGCCCAGTCGAACGTCCTCGAGCGCGAGCTCGCCCGGCTGCTGGGCCTGAACGCCACCGACTACCGAGCCCTGTCGGCGCTGCAGCAGCTGTCCCGCCAGGAGACGGTCACGATGACCGGTCTGGGCGCGGCCCTGGGCACCACGGCGGCCACGACGAGCGCCATCGTCGACCGGCTCCAGCGGGCCGGCTACGCCCAGCGGAACCGGGCCGAGACCGACCGCCGCCTGGTCACCATCGAGCCGACCCCCCTGGCCTGGCAGAAGATCGTCGAGATCATGCGCCCCCTCATGGGCGCCACCGACGCTTGGGTCAAGGCCCTGCGTCCGGAGGACGCCCAGCTCGTGACGGAGTTCCTCCAGGTCACGGCCACCCACCTCACCGACCACGCCGCGACGCTGGCCGCCCAAGAGGCGGACCGGTGA
- a CDS encoding MMPL family transporter: MSLPSLYIGRGRSWIVALFFLLLGGLVVGFLPEAERDASPTDSLAQGYDSTRVVELAERFPQEGDGTALILWTSTDGEALTEEQLAAARESLFERLPDDAFAGAGGPPPGVDTGAAGPPAGVPPLPLVSEDGTAAFGTIAIDAADGAENRDAIATLRAELVDEAADGVTVQVTGPAGIRADLGAVFDGANFRLLAATAAVVALLLLLTYRSPILWIIPLLVVGLADRLAAIVATHTLRLAGVPWDESTIGILSVLVFGAGTNYALLIISRYRDELRASEDRFLAMRRALRHAGEAVVTSASTVVLGVLTLLLSVFPATRGLGLASAVGIVIAAGYALVVLPAVLVLVNRWVFWPLIPRVGQAALVDSDRSVWARVGNQVAKRPAAFIAASLALIAVMGAGLFRIETGLGPSDQFLRKPEAIVALDRLGESFPAGESDPALVITEDDPSRVVELAEAVPGVASATVGDTADELTQVRVVLEPEPGSDEARQTIRDLRTAFEGLDMTVVGGTEAQAVDSLDGSAQDQRTIIPLILALVLGVLFLLLRSVVAPLVLVATVVGTYAAALGASWVLFVEVLGFERLDSSVPLLTFLFLVALGIDYNIFLVTRAREEGLRHGSKRGMLRALTATGGVITSAGILLAAVFAVLGVLPLVVLAQIGVIIGIGVLLDTLLVRTVLVPAIAIMLGDAFWWPRRPGTAGRRALPAGDPDRQAGEAAPVSAQEEASVAR, translated from the coding sequence ATGTCCCTGCCCTCCCTCTACATCGGCCGCGGCCGATCGTGGATCGTCGCCCTCTTCTTCCTCCTGTTGGGAGGTCTCGTCGTCGGCTTCCTGCCCGAGGCCGAGCGGGACGCCTCGCCCACCGATTCCCTGGCCCAGGGCTACGACAGCACGCGCGTCGTCGAGCTGGCCGAGCGCTTCCCCCAGGAGGGTGACGGCACGGCCCTCATCCTCTGGACCTCCACCGACGGGGAGGCCCTGACCGAGGAGCAGCTGGCCGCGGCCCGCGAGTCCCTCTTCGAGCGGTTGCCCGACGACGCGTTCGCCGGTGCCGGGGGTCCGCCTCCCGGAGTGGACACGGGTGCCGCCGGCCCGCCCGCCGGCGTCCCCCCGCTGCCGCTGGTCAGCGAGGACGGGACCGCCGCCTTCGGCACGATCGCCATCGACGCCGCCGACGGCGCCGAGAACCGCGACGCCATCGCCACACTGCGCGCCGAGCTGGTGGACGAGGCGGCCGACGGCGTCACCGTGCAGGTGACCGGGCCCGCGGGCATCCGCGCCGACCTGGGTGCGGTCTTCGACGGCGCCAACTTCCGGCTGCTCGCCGCGACCGCCGCGGTCGTGGCCCTGCTCCTCCTGCTGACCTACCGCAGCCCCATCCTCTGGATCATTCCGCTGCTGGTCGTCGGTCTCGCAGACCGCCTGGCCGCCATCGTCGCGACGCACACCCTGCGCCTGGCCGGCGTGCCGTGGGACGAGTCCACCATCGGCATCCTCTCTGTGCTCGTCTTCGGTGCGGGCACGAACTACGCCCTCCTGATCATCTCCCGCTACCGCGACGAACTGCGCGCCAGCGAGGACCGGTTCCTGGCGATGCGCCGCGCACTCCGTCACGCGGGCGAGGCCGTCGTCACCAGTGCCTCCACGGTGGTCCTGGGCGTCCTGACCCTCCTGCTGTCGGTGTTCCCCGCGACGCGCGGACTCGGTCTCGCCAGCGCCGTCGGCATCGTCATCGCGGCCGGCTACGCCCTCGTCGTCCTCCCCGCGGTGCTCGTGCTGGTCAACCGCTGGGTGTTCTGGCCGCTGATCCCCCGCGTGGGGCAGGCCGCCCTCGTCGACAGCGACCGGTCGGTGTGGGCGCGGGTCGGCAACCAGGTGGCGAAGCGTCCCGCCGCCTTCATCGCCGCCAGCCTGGCGCTGATCGCCGTCATGGGCGCGGGCCTGTTCCGCATCGAGACCGGGCTGGGCCCGTCCGACCAGTTCCTGCGCAAGCCCGAGGCCATCGTCGCGCTCGACCGTCTCGGCGAGTCCTTCCCCGCCGGCGAGTCCGACCCCGCCCTCGTGATCACCGAGGACGACCCGTCCCGTGTCGTGGAGCTGGCCGAGGCTGTCCCGGGGGTGGCCTCCGCCACCGTGGGTGACACCGCGGATGAGCTCACCCAGGTCCGGGTCGTGCTGGAGCCGGAGCCGGGCAGCGACGAGGCGCGCCAGACCATCCGTGACCTGCGCACGGCCTTCGAGGGCCTGGACATGACCGTCGTCGGCGGCACCGAGGCCCAGGCCGTGGACAGCCTGGACGGCTCGGCCCAGGACCAGCGCACGATCATCCCGCTCATCCTGGCCCTGGTGCTGGGCGTCCTGTTCCTGCTGCTCCGCTCGGTGGTCGCCCCGCTGGTCCTGGTGGCCACGGTGGTTGGGACCTACGCGGCGGCCCTCGGGGCCTCCTGGGTGCTGTTCGTCGAGGTGCTCGGCTTCGAGCGGCTGGACTCCAGCGTGCCCCTGCTCACCTTCCTCTTCCTGGTGGCGCTGGGCATCGACTACAACATCTTCCTGGTCACCCGGGCACGGGAGGAGGGCCTGCGGCACGGCAGCAAGCGGGGCATGCTCCGGGCGCTGACGGCCACCGGCGGGGTCATCACGAGTGCGGGCATCCTGCTCGCCGCGGTGTTCGCGGTGCTCGGTGTGCTCCCGCTGGTGGTGCTGGCCCAGATCGGTGTGATCATCGGCATCGGCGTGCTGCTCGACACCCTGCTCGTGCGCACCGTCCTCGTCCCGGCCATCGCGATCATGCTGGGAGATGCCTTCTGGTGGCCGCGCCGCCCCGGGACCGCGGGCCGCAGGGCCCTCCCGGCGGGGGATCCCGACCGCCAGGCGGGGGAGGCCGCGCCGGTGTCCGCGCAGGAGGAGGCGTCGGTGGCCCGCTGA
- a CDS encoding IS1380 family transposase, giving the protein MKRTAAYPQPRHDAGATRVVGHAGGMLLTKTAVVTGLTRELSTALARWRKPLATHDPGKILSDLAITLALGGDCLADAALLRSEPAVYGMVASDPTISRLISLLAADAPRVLKAIDAARAAARTRAWLLAGEHAPDSGMSVEHPLIVDVDATLVTAHSDKEHAKPTFKKGYGFHPLCVFVDHGRDGTGEPLALLLRPGNAGSNTAADHITVLRQAFKQLPGRSATRPGKRVLVRADGAGHSHQLLDWLTGQRVQYSVGWTLPSDAGMLIEKIPDRVWTPAYDADRQPRDGAWVAELTGLLDLSGWPPGMRVIIRKERPHPGAQLRITDVDGHRITAFATNTTRGQLADLELRHRRRARCEDRIRLAKDTGLTNLPLYSFAQNQVWCAIVALACELTAWMQMLALADADSARRWEPKRLRYRLYTIPAVLVRGSRQVRLRYAAHHPWAAVLIGALTTLTTLDST; this is encoded by the coding sequence GTGAAGCGTACCGCCGCGTATCCCCAACCCCGCCACGACGCCGGAGCCACCCGGGTCGTGGGCCACGCCGGCGGCATGCTGCTCACGAAGACAGCGGTGGTGACCGGCCTCACCCGCGAGTTGTCGACGGCGTTGGCGCGGTGGCGGAAACCGCTCGCGACCCACGACCCGGGCAAGATCCTGTCCGACCTGGCGATCACTCTGGCGTTGGGTGGGGACTGCCTCGCCGATGCTGCGCTGCTCCGGTCCGAGCCGGCCGTCTACGGGATGGTGGCTTCCGACCCGACCATCTCGAGGCTGATCAGCCTGCTCGCCGCCGATGCCCCACGGGTGTTGAAGGCCATCGACGCCGCCCGCGCCGCTGCCCGGACCCGCGCCTGGTTGCTGGCCGGTGAGCACGCCCCCGACTCCGGCATGAGCGTGGAGCACCCGTTGATCGTGGACGTGGACGCCACGTTGGTGACGGCGCACTCGGACAAGGAGCATGCCAAGCCGACGTTCAAGAAGGGCTACGGGTTCCACCCCTTGTGCGTGTTCGTCGATCACGGCCGTGATGGGACCGGGGAGCCCCTCGCCCTCTTGCTGCGGCCCGGGAACGCCGGCTCCAACACCGCCGCCGACCACATCACCGTCCTGCGGCAAGCGTTCAAGCAGCTGCCGGGCCGGTCCGCCACGCGGCCCGGGAAACGGGTGTTGGTCAGGGCCGATGGTGCCGGGCACAGCCACCAACTCCTCGACTGGCTCACCGGCCAACGGGTCCAGTACTCGGTCGGCTGGACCCTGCCCAGCGACGCCGGCATGCTGATCGAGAAGATCCCAGACCGCGTGTGGACCCCCGCTTACGACGCCGACCGGCAGCCCCGCGACGGCGCCTGGGTCGCCGAACTCACCGGGCTGCTCGACCTGTCGGGCTGGCCGCCCGGGATGCGGGTCATCATCCGCAAAGAACGCCCCCATCCCGGCGCCCAACTACGGATCACCGACGTCGACGGCCACCGCATCACCGCGTTCGCCACCAACACCACCCGCGGCCAGTTGGCCGACCTCGAACTCCGCCACCGTCGAAGGGCCCGCTGCGAGGACCGGATCCGGCTCGCCAAAGACACTGGGCTGACGAACCTGCCCCTGTACTCGTTCGCGCAGAACCAGGTCTGGTGCGCCATCGTCGCCCTCGCCTGCGAGCTCACCGCCTGGATGCAGATGCTCGCCCTGGCCGACGCTGACAGTGCCCGCCGGTGGGAACCCAAGAGGCTCCGCTACCGGCTGTACACGATCCCCGCCGTCCTGGTCCGGGGCAGCCGACAGGTGCGGCTCCGCTACGCCGCCCACCACCCCTGGGCGGCCGTCCTCATCGGCGCCCTGACCACCCTCACCACTCTGGACAGCACCTGA